A genomic window from Camelina sativa cultivar DH55 chromosome 2, Cs, whole genome shotgun sequence includes:
- the LOC104720203 gene encoding uncharacterized protein At4g08330, chloroplastic, translating to MERSASVGVNDGRFGGNHFYSPSFSSSSSMRHVNYSCGSCGYELNLSSTNRITSTIGSKYGKSMKSGIISFFNIDEGRFSQVDEFQCMPHFSRYSWGLFRRRTKLLCRKCNNYIGNASQEKAPPEYALVTQNSDPTSPRTGSVTKYDIRIRSLQPSSAVALM from the exons ATGGAGAGATCGGCGTCGGTGGGTGTTAACGACGGCCGTTTTGGTGGAAACCATTTCTAttctccatctttctcttcgtcttcttccatgAGACATGTCAATTACAG TTGCGGATCTTGTGGGTATGAACTGAACTTGAGCTCCACTAATCGAATCACATCAACAATCGGATCAAAATATGGCAAGTCCATGAAGAGTGGAATCATATCCTTCTTCAACATCGACGAGGGTAGATTTAGTCAGGTCGATGAGTTCCAATGCATGCCACACTTCTCCAGATACTCTTGGGGTTTGTTCAGACGTAGAACTAAGCTTCTCTGTCGCAAATGTAATAACTATATCGGCAATGCTTCTCAGGAGAAGGCTCCTCCTGAGTATGCACTTGTAACGCAGAACTCAGATCCGACATCGCCTAGGACTGGTAGTGTTACAAAGTACGATATCAGGATCCGCTCGCTTCAACCCTCTTCTGCTGTCGCGTTAATGTGA